CCGACCGGTTCGGATCGCCCCAGGGGCCCTACCAGGTCCGCTGGAAACACCGGGAGACGGAGACGGATATGGAGATGCGGTGGTGCCGGTGCTACTTCTTCACCAAAGATCCGGCCCTGTCGGGCGGTACCCCCGCGGTCATGCAGTACCTTGGCGTCCGCACCCCATGGGGAAGCTACAGCTTCTCCGTGGCAAGGGCGGTAACGAGAATGTACGCCCATTATGACCAGGAAGTGTGCCCCCATTTCGATTGCGGATGGGGCGCCGGAGACTCCGCCATATTCGATCCTCCTGACAGAACCTCCAACAACGGTGGAGGGGGAAGAAACTACGTCAGAGATCCCCACTTCGCTCAATTTTTGAACGGAACCATCTGGGACAACGGCCAGTACTCCCGTTTCGGATTCTGGTGGAAATCCGGGGACGCTAATACTCAGGCCACCGTTGTCGACCTGGGGGAAAACCGGCCCCCAAATTCGTCGGCTTCCACTGCCCTCTACCTCGTCAATAACTCCGGAAGATCGCCCCACGTCTTTGGTTCGACCAGCCAGAGGATCAATGTCAGGAAGGGGGCACGATATACGGTCAGCTTCTGGGCGGCGGCACGCAACCTTGCATCCCGCGGTGCGGTCAACATCGCCGTGGATCTCCAGTGGACCATTCGCCCCGTCTCCATGGATGCCGGTTCCTATGGATGGACCTTCTTTTCCGGAACCTTTACCGCACCCGATAATTTTGTCGACTTGAGGATCATTTTCGAAGACCGGGGCGAGGTCTGGATCACCGAAATGACCCTGACGGACTCTTAGTCCAAAGAGAATATTTCCCGTTCCGCCTGCGCCGGCCGATCAATGGGCCGCATCCGCGGACTGACCAACCAACAAGGAGGAAAACATGAAGAAAAACAGAGGAAAAGTTCTATGGCTTGCCATCGCGGTTCTTCTTGCGATAACCGGTGCTGTCCACGCTGACAGCGGCGCTGCACTGACCAGAGAAGTCCAGGCCTCCATTACACCCGACAAGGCAATAGAAATGCTCAGGCAGGGGAACCAGCGCTTTGCCAGCGGGCAAACCACAGGGCGGGACTTTCTCGCCCAGGTCAAACAGACCTCCGGGGGCCAGTTTCCCTTCGCTGCCATTGTGAGCTGCCTTGATTCCCGGGTTCCGCCGGAAATCGTATTCGACCGCGGGATCGGCGACCTCTTCGTGGCGCGCGTGGCGGGCAATTTCGTCAATGACGACATCCTCGGCAGCCTTGAATACGCGGCCAGG
This genomic stretch from Deltaproteobacteria bacterium harbors:
- a CDS encoding carbonic anhydrase (macrophage inducible 5; Mig-5) — protein: MKKNRGKVLWLAIAVLLAITGAVHADSGAALTREVQASITPDKAIEMLRQGNQRFASGQTTGRDFLAQVKQTSGGQFPFAAIVSCLDSRVPPEIVFDRGIGDLFVARVAGNFVNDDILGSLEYAARVAGARLIVIMGHTECGAVKGACDSAQLGLLTATLANINPAVNSVQGNYEPRSSKNTDFVQAVAEKNVELTMGKLRDRSVVLRGMLDKGEIGMVGAMYDVSTGKVEFLK
- a CDS encoding DUF642 domain-containing protein, with amino-acid sequence WRAYQNADFLNSLFLGVLGRGPTQEEFNFYITRDLSRNMGRGEAFWSLVGTREYADRFGSPQGPYQVRWKHRETETDMEMRWCRCYFFTKDPALSGGTPAVMQYLGVRTPWGSYSFSVARAVTRMYAHYDQEVCPHFDCGWGAGDSAIFDPPDRTSNNGGGGRNYVRDPHFAQFLNGTIWDNGQYSRFGFWWKSGDANTQATVVDLGENRPPNSSASTALYLVNNSGRSPHVFGSTSQRINVRKGARYTVSFWAAARNLASRGAVNIAVDLQWTIRPVSMDAGSYGWTFFSGTFTAPDNFVDLRIIFEDRGEVWITEMTLTDS